The following proteins come from a genomic window of Dreissena polymorpha isolate Duluth1 chromosome 1, UMN_Dpol_1.0, whole genome shotgun sequence:
- the LOC127857906 gene encoding caveolin-3-like, with protein MADMDMSNRDPNSINEHIKVQFEDILAEPQGAHSIDCVWKLSYTCFTCWLGLCYKLSTLFCGICIAAEWGCEFAEVAFYHVWFITPMLKMCELNCAVCTKLMRTCLSCCIEPCCEACGQLFHHFKK; from the exons ATGGCTGATATGGATATGTCGAATCGCGATCCAAACAGTATAAACGAGCACATTAAG GTCCAATTTGAGGATATTCTCGCGGAACCGCAAGGAGCGCACTCCATCGACTGCGTCTGGAAGCTCTCATACACGTGTTTCACGTGCTGGCTCGGACTCTGTTACAAGCTTTCCACGCTGTTCTGTGGTATCTGCATCGCCGCTGAGTGGGGCTGCGAGTTCGCCGAAGTCGCCTTCTACCATGTCTGGTTCATCACCCCGATGTTGAAGATGTGCGAGCTTAACTGCGCCGTCTGCACGAAGCTCATGCGCACATGTCTCTCGTGCTGCATCGAACCGTGCTGCGAGGCGTGTGGACAATTGTTCCACCActttaagaaatag
- the LOC127857876 gene encoding caveolin-3-like encodes MAANLDLANRDPNNINDHIKVTFEDVLAEPEGAHSIDCVWKLSHTCFTCWLGLCYKISTLLCGICIAAEWGCEFATVAFYHVWFITPMLKMCEMNCAVLSKMTRTCLSCCMEPCCQAFGQLFHHFKK; translated from the exons ATGGCCGCCAACCTGGATCTCGCCAACCGTGACCCGAACAATATCAACGACCATATTAAG GTCACATTCGAGGATGTACTCGCTGAACCGGAAGGAGCGCACTCGATCGACTGCGTCTGGAAACTGTCGCACACGTGCTTCACGTGCTGGCTCGGACTCTGTTACAAGATCTCAACGCTGCTGTGTGGTATCTGCATCGCCGCCGAGTGGGGCTGTGAGTTTGCTACAGTCGCCTTCTACCATGTCTGGTTCATCACCCCGATGTTGAAGATGTGCGAGATGAACTGCGCCGTTTTATCCAAGATGACACGTACCTGCCTCTCGTGCTGCATGGAGCCGTGCTGTCAGGCCTTTGGCCAGCTATTCCACCACTTCAAGAAATAG
- the LOC127857884 gene encoding caveolin-3-like produces MAANLDLANRDPNNINDHIKVTFEDVLAEPEGAHSIDCVWKLSYTCFTCWLGICYKISTLLCGICIAAEWGCEFASVAFYHVWYITPMLKMCEMNCAVFTKMMRTFLSCCIEPCCEACGALFHNFKK; encoded by the exons ATGGCCGCCAACCTGGATCTCGCCAACCGTGACCCGAACAATATCAACGACCATATTAAG GTCACATTCGAGGATGTTCTCGCTGAACCGGAAGGCGCTCACTCTATCGACTGCGTCTGGAAGCTCTCATACACGTGCTTCACGTGCTGGCTTGGAATCTGTTACAAGATCTCAACGCTGCTGTGTGGTATCTGCATCGCCGCCGAGTGGGGCTGCGAGTTCGCCTCAGTCGCCTTCTACCATGTCTGGTACATCACCCCGATGTTGAAGATGTGCGAGATGAACTGCGCCGTTTTTACGAAGATGATGCGTACATTCCTCTCTTGCTGTATCGAGCCGTGCTGCGAGGCGTGCGGGGCCCTGTTCCACAACTTCAAGAAATAA
- the LOC127857865 gene encoding caveolin-1-like, producing the protein MSGDLDLTNRDPNNLNDHIKVKFEDVLAEPEGAHSIDCVWKLSYTCFSLWLGLCYKISTLLCGICIAAEWGCEFASVAFYHVWFITPMLKMCEMNCAVCTKVMRTWLSCCVEPCCEACGALFHHFKK; encoded by the exons ATGTCCGGCGATCTTGATCTCACCAACCGCGACCCCAACAACCTTAACGACCATATCAAG GTTAAATTCGAGGATGTTCTTGCTGAACCGGAAGGAGCGCACTCCATCGACTGTGTCTGGAAGCTCTCATACACGTGCTTCTCATTGTGGCTTGGACTCTGTTACAAGATTTCCACCCTTCTATGTGGTATCTGCATCGCCGCCGAGTGGGGCTGCGAGTTCGCCTCAGTCGCCTTCTACCATGTCTGGTTCATCACCCCGATGTTGAAGATGTGCGAGATGAACTGCGCTGTATGCACGAAGGTTATGCGCACTTGGCTGTCTTGCTGCGTCGAGCCATGCTGCGAGGCGTGCGGAGCCCTGTTCCACCACTTCAAGAAATAA
- the LOC127857856 gene encoding caveolin-3-like produces the protein MTGQVDLVNRDPNNINNHLACQFEDVLAEPDGTHSIDCVWKLSYTCFNLWKGICYKLMTVLCGICIAAEWGCEFAYVSFAHIWFFTPCFKMLDINCSCMKKIYSQCVGCLIEPCCMACGMLFHQFKK, from the exons ATGACGGGCCAGGTAGATCTCGTGAACCGAGATCCGAATAATATCAACAACCATCTTGCT TGTCAGTTCGAGGATGTCTTGGCCGAACCCGACGGCACCCACAGCATCGACTGTGTCTGGAAACTCTCCTATACATGTTTCAACCTCTGGAAAGGAATATGCTACAAGCTCATGACCGTGCTCTGTGGCATCTGCATCGCCGCCGAGTGGGGCTGCGAGTTTGCTTACGTTTCCTTCGCCCACATCTGGTTCTTTACTCCCTGCTTCAAGATGCTGGATATCAACTGTAGCTGCATGAAGAAGATCTACTCCCAGTGCGTCGGTTGCCTAATCGAGCCCTGCTGTATGGCGTGCGGCATGCTCTTCCATCAGTTCAAGAAATAG
- the LOC127857891 gene encoding caveolin-3-like isoform X3, translating to MAQVDLVNRDPNNINPHLQCQFEDVLAEPDGAHSIDCVWKLSNTCFNCWKGLCYKLMTLLCGICIAGEWGCQFAYTAFVHVWYFTPCLKLFQINCGLCKNVYTQCVNCCIEPCCVACGAVFHHFKK from the exons ATGGCGCAAGTGGATTTAGTGAATAGGGATCCAAACAACATTAATCCTCATCTGCAG TGCCAGTTCGAGGATGTTTTGGCCGAGCCCGATGGTGCCCACAGCATCGACTGTGTCTGGAAACTCTCTAATACCTGTTTCAACTGTTGGAAGGGCCTCTGCTACAAGCTCATGACCCTGCTTTGTGGCATATGTATCGCCGGCGAGTGGGGCTGTCAGTTCGCATATACCGCGTTCGTGCATGTCTGGTACTTCACACCCTGTCTGAAGCTGTTCCAAATCAACTGCGGTCTTTGCAAGAACGTCTACACCCAGTGCGTCAACTGCTGCATCGAGCCGTGTTGTGTTGCATGTGGAGCTGTGTTCCACcactttaagaaataa
- the LOC127857891 gene encoding caveolin-3-like isoform X1, producing the protein MAQVDLINRDPNNINPHFQCQFEDVLAEPDGAHSIDCVWKLSNTCFNCWKGLCYKLMTLLCGICIAGEWGCQFAYTAFVHVWYFTPCLKLFQINCGLCKNVYTQCVNCCIEPCCVACGAVFHHFKK; encoded by the exons ATGGCTCAGGTGGATCTAATTAACCGGGATCCAAACAACATTAATCCTCAT TTCCAGTGCCAGTTCGAGGATGTTTTGGCCGAGCCCGATGGTGCCCACAGCATCGACTGTGTCTGGAAACTCTCTAATACCTGTTTCAACTGTTGGAAGGGCCTCTGCTACAAGCTCATGACCCTGCTTTGTGGCATATGTATCGCCGGCGAGTGGGGCTGTCAGTTCGCATATACCGCGTTCGTGCATGTCTGGTACTTCACACCCTGTCTGAAGCTGTTCCAAATCAACTGCGGTCTTTGCAAGAACGTCTACACCCAGTGCGTCAACTGCTGCATCGAGCCGTGTTGTGTTGCATGTGGAGCTGTGTTCCACcactttaagaaataa
- the LOC127857917 gene encoding caveolin-3-like has product MVDLVNRDPNNINPHLQCQFEDVLAEPDGTHSIDCVWTLSSICFNCWKGCCYKIMTLLCGCCIAAEFGCRFALLSFIHIWYFTPMLKIFQINCGLCKNIYTQCINCYIEPLCIAIGSIFHHFKK; this is encoded by the exons ATGGTTGATTTAGTGAACAGGGATCCGAACAACATCAATCCTCATCTGCAG TGCCAGTTCGAGGATGTTTTGGCGGAGCCCGATGGCACCCACAGTATCGACTGTGTCTGGACACTCTCAAGTATCTGTTTCAACTGTTGGAAAGGGTGCTGCTACAAGATCATGACCCTGCTCTGTGGCTGTTGCATTGCCGCCGAGTTTGGTTGCCGGTTCGCTCTGCTTTCGTTCATTCATATCTGGTACTTCACTCCCATGCTGAAGATTTTCCAAATCAACTGCGGTCTCTGCAAGAACATATACACCCAGTGCATCAACTGCTACATTGAGCCGTTGTGCATCGCAATTGGATCCATATTCCATCATTTCAAGAAATAG
- the LOC127857891 gene encoding caveolin-3-like isoform X2 — MAQVDLVNRDPNNINPHLQCQFEDVLAEPDGTHSIDCVWKMSSTCFNCWKGLCYKLMTLLCGCCIAAEYGCQFAHLSFLHIWYFTPCLKIFQINCGLCRNIYTQCINCCIEPCCVACGSLFHHFKK; from the exons ATGGCGCAAGTGGATTTAGTGAATAGGGATCCAAACAACATTAATCCTCATCTGCAG TGCCAGTTCGAGGATGTATTGGCCGAGCCTGATGGCACCCACAGTATCGACTGTGTCTGGAAAATGTCAAGTACCTGCTTTAACTGCTGGAAGGGCCTCTGCTACAAACTCATGACCCTCCTGTGTGGCTGTTGTATTGCTGCCGAGTATGGCTGTCAGTTTGCCCATCTCTCGTTTCTTCATATCTGGTACTTCACCCCCTGTCTGAAGATCTTCCAAATCAACTGCGGTCTTTGCAGAAACATCTACACTCAGTGTATCAACTGCTGTATTGAGCCATGTTGCGTCGCTTGTGGATCCTTATTCCATCATTTCAAGAAATAG
- the LOC127857913 gene encoding caveolin-1-like: MPELDLTNRDPNNINNHLQVSFEDVLAEPAGAHSIDCVWKLAYTCFSMWLGICYKLSTLLCGICIAAEWGCEFAEVAFYHVWFITPMLKMCEMNCAVCTKIMRTCASCCIEPCCEACGSLFHKFKK, encoded by the exons ATGCCGGAGCTGGATTTAACAAACCGCGATCCTAACAATATCAACAATCACCTTCAG GTTTCTTTCGAGGATGTTCTCGCAGAACCGGCTGGCGCACACTCGATTGACTGCGTATGGAAGCTCGCATACACGTGCTTCTCAATGTGGCTTGGAATCTGTTACAAGCTGTCCACGCTGCTGTGTGGTATCTGCATCGCCGCCGAGTGGGGCTGCGAGTTCGCCGAAGTCGCCTTCTACCATGTCTGGTTCATCACCCCGATGCTGAAGATGTGCGAGATGAACTGCGCCGTGTGCACGAAAATAATGCGCACTTGTGCATCGTGCTGCATCGAACCGTGCTGCGAGGCGTGTGGATCCTTGTTCCACAAGTTCAAGAAATAG